From a single Bacteroidota bacterium genomic region:
- a CDS encoding AMP nucleosidase, giving the protein MNNKENIVKDWLPRYTGTPLDQFGEYILLTNFSNYIELFSKKYKTEIIGKDKPMQTCTHDNITIINFGMGSAMAATVMDLLSAIMPQAVLFLGKCGGLKKTKLGDFILPIAAIRGEGTSNDYLPPEIPALPSFRLQKAVSVNIVKHKCDYWTGTVYTTNRRVWEHDKKFKDYLHDIKAMGIDMETATIFIVGFANGIPHGALLLVSDNPMTPEGVKTSNSDKKVTGEFVAKHLQIGIDSLKELRDSGESVKHLKFE; this is encoded by the coding sequence ATGAACAACAAAGAAAATATCGTAAAAGACTGGTTGCCTCGTTACACAGGCACACCACTCGATCAGTTTGGTGAATATATATTGCTCACCAATTTCAGTAATTATATAGAACTATTTTCCAAAAAATATAAAACAGAAATTATCGGAAAAGACAAGCCGATGCAAACCTGCACCCATGATAATATCACCATCATCAATTTTGGGATGGGAAGTGCCATGGCCGCTACTGTAATGGATTTACTTTCGGCAATAATGCCACAAGCCGTATTGTTTTTGGGCAAATGTGGCGGCCTTAAAAAAACAAAATTGGGCGATTTTATATTGCCCATTGCCGCAATCAGAGGCGAGGGAACTAGCAACGATTATTTACCCCCCGAAATTCCTGCATTGCCTTCCTTCCGTTTGCAAAAAGCAGTATCGGTTAATATTGTAAAACACAAATGCGATTATTGGACAGGCACTGTTTATACCACCAACCGCAGGGTATGGGAGCACGACAAAAAATTCAAAGACTATTTACACGACATTAAAGCCATGGGCATTGATATGGAAACTGCTACTATATTTATTGTAGGTTTTGCCAATGGAATACCACACGGTGCACTGCTACTAGTTAGCGACAACCCCATGACCCCCGAAGGCGTAAAAACAAGTAATAGCGACAAAAAAGTAACTGGTGAATTTGTAGCAAAACATTTACAAATTGGTATCGATTCTTTAAAAGAATTACGCGACTCAGGAGAAAGTG
- a CDS encoding T9SS type A sorting domain-containing protein: MKKLLFTILSALILQAAVAQYYYIPNANAGKNPGGLNADGENPYPAAQNVGWTTLWSGGTGSSLAYTTETALPFAFKFNGNSVTKFTAGNFGSVAFDAGTPSMMPSSYSNLSLPNANIPNNSVNILGIKPQANGAYKSAIMTKTYGNSPNRQFWIWFNFFGEANINAGWTYWAIVLEENSNDIHIVDMKTLCVTTAGLLCTNNVKLSAGIQIDGSTATSVTSSPNLAALQITKNDFTAGDNSYYTFSQGTQPSNDLTCTKINSTPYLILNKAPFTIAADFRNLGSAKATASDLNYSIDGGSAVTAAASSVSIDPLATQTLAHATKWTPTATGTYQIKVWASNINGSNDGKTTNDEATFTVTVVDNFADRVILNEVFTSSTCGPCAPGNKNYDAITAAKDANQFVTVKYQMNFPGSGDPYYTSECGTRLSYYGITSIPRMELDGGWDGNANNYTSSLFDNAQAKPAFMTIGATSSFNFNTISIKADIKPLTGVTSSSLYLFAAICEKMTTKNIKSNGETEFYHVMKKMIPNANGTLLSGLTKDVTTTKNLKFTFPGIYTLAASGAAPIDIKKNHSVEEFSDLEVVLWVQDISTKEVWQAGYTSTTFLGIDQQPNAVQNIQVIPNPTNGLTKVNFGLNEDHNIQVSIIDALGKTMRTFSRGDFTLGFNSFMFDATGMPAGVYFINFNGDNFLSTQKVIVQ, from the coding sequence ATGAAAAAACTATTATTTACAATTTTATCAGCTTTAATATTACAAGCTGCTGTAGCTCAGTACTACTACATCCCAAATGCTAATGCTGGAAAAAATCCTGGTGGCCTTAATGCTGACGGTGAAAATCCATATCCTGCCGCTCAAAATGTAGGTTGGACAACATTGTGGAGCGGTGGAACAGGTTCATCCCTTGCTTATACTACAGAAACTGCCTTGCCTTTCGCATTTAAATTCAACGGCAACAGCGTAACTAAATTTACGGCTGGTAATTTTGGATCAGTTGCTTTTGATGCAGGTACTCCCAGCATGATGCCAAGTTCTTATTCTAACTTAAGCTTACCTAATGCAAACATACCCAACAATTCTGTTAACATTTTAGGTATCAAACCCCAAGCAAATGGTGCCTACAAAAGTGCTATTATGACCAAGACCTATGGAAATTCACCTAATCGCCAATTTTGGATTTGGTTCAACTTTTTCGGAGAAGCTAATATCAATGCTGGTTGGACATATTGGGCTATTGTATTAGAAGAAAATTCAAATGATATTCATATTGTTGATATGAAGACTTTGTGCGTTACCACTGCTGGCCTACTTTGTACTAACAATGTGAAGTTAAGTGCAGGAATACAAATCGATGGCTCAACAGCTACTTCTGTTACAAGCTCACCAAATTTAGCTGCATTACAAATCACAAAAAACGATTTTACCGCTGGTGATAATAGCTATTATACTTTCTCCCAAGGCACACAACCTTCAAATGATTTAACTTGTACAAAAATTAATTCAACCCCTTATCTTATTTTAAATAAAGCTCCATTTACTATTGCTGCCGATTTCAGGAACTTGGGTTCTGCCAAGGCTACCGCTTCTGACCTTAACTACTCTATTGACGGAGGTAGTGCTGTAACTGCCGCTGCAAGTAGCGTTTCTATTGATCCGCTTGCCACTCAAACTTTAGCTCATGCTACTAAATGGACTCCTACTGCAACTGGAACTTATCAAATAAAAGTATGGGCCTCCAATATCAATGGGTCGAACGATGGTAAAACTACCAATGATGAAGCTACGTTCACTGTTACTGTTGTTGACAATTTTGCCGATCGAGTGATTTTAAATGAAGTATTTACTTCATCTACTTGCGGGCCCTGTGCTCCAGGAAATAAGAATTATGATGCTATCACTGCGGCCAAAGACGCTAATCAATTTGTTACAGTAAAGTACCAAATGAATTTCCCTGGTAGTGGTGATCCATATTATACTTCTGAGTGTGGAACCCGCCTTTCATATTATGGTATTACCTCTATCCCCCGCATGGAATTAGACGGTGGTTGGGATGGCAACGCAAACAACTATACCTCTAGTCTTTTTGATAATGCTCAAGCTAAACCAGCTTTCATGACAATTGGTGCAACTAGTTCATTTAACTTTAATACCATCAGTATTAAGGCTGATATTAAACCATTGACTGGTGTCACTTCTAGTTCATTATATTTATTTGCTGCTATTTGCGAAAAAATGACAACCAAGAATATTAAAAGCAACGGTGAAACCGAGTTCTATCATGTGATGAAGAAAATGATTCCAAATGCTAATGGCACTTTGCTTAGTGGCTTGACTAAAGACGTTACGACTACTAAAAACTTAAAATTCACCTTCCCTGGTATATATACTTTGGCAGCTAGTGGAGCGGCTCCAATAGATATTAAGAAAAATCACTCAGTTGAAGAATTCAGTGATTTAGAGGTCGTTCTTTGGGTGCAAGACATTAGTACCAAAGAAGTTTGGCAAGCTGGGTACACTTCAACCACTTTCTTGGGAATAGACCAACAACCTAATGCTGTTCAAAATATCCAAGTTATCCCAAACCCAACCAATGGATTGACTAAAGTTAATTTTGGCTTAAATGAAGACCACAATATTCAAGTTTCTATTATTGATGCTTTAGGAAAAACTATGAGAACATTCTCAAGAGGTGATTTTACCCTTGGTTTCAACTCATTTATGTTTGATGCCACTGGCATGCCAGCTGGTGTTTACTTTATCAATTTTAATGGAGATAACTTCTTAAGTACACAAAAAGTAATTGTGCAATAA
- a CDS encoding T9SS type A sorting domain-containing protein: MKKIISLQVFLFATLVMFGQQFTLSQKTINLDAGLGGTLAKVVQITNNSSTDSDFTWNLLNSSLKNTWVATLCDPNVCHNMPFSSSNPFVVGKNKTKTFTLDVETMSECGSGQIALAIMLNSDPTKIDTLIFNLKTWCAGIEDMKSKTPNVILYDAADAVQISGISDFKQVKILDMNGRAVSTQQLNGNDLQSISLPLPKGVYVFHFEKFGIEINVKFVKL, encoded by the coding sequence ATGAAAAAAATTATTTCACTACAAGTTTTCCTATTTGCTACACTTGTTATGTTTGGTCAGCAGTTTACGCTTTCACAAAAAACTATCAATTTAGATGCAGGATTAGGTGGGACCCTTGCAAAGGTTGTTCAGATTACCAATAACAGCAGCACCGATTCCGATTTTACCTGGAACTTACTTAACTCTTCTCTCAAAAACACCTGGGTAGCTACTTTGTGCGACCCTAATGTGTGTCACAATATGCCTTTTAGTTCAAGCAATCCTTTTGTTGTAGGAAAAAATAAAACAAAAACATTTACGCTTGATGTGGAGACTATGAGTGAATGTGGCAGTGGTCAGATAGCTTTGGCTATTATGTTAAATTCAGACCCTACAAAAATTGATACACTAATTTTCAATTTGAAAACCTGGTGTGCAGGCATTGAAGATATGAAATCTAAAACACCCAATGTAATTTTGTATGATGCAGCAGATGCAGTGCAGATATCTGGCATATCAGATTTCAAGCAAGTGAAAATTTTAGATATGAATGGTAGAGCAGTTTCCACACAACAATTAAACGGAAACGATTTACAAAGTATTTCTTTACCTTTGCCCAAAGGTGTATACGTATTTCACTTCGAAAAATTCGGGATTGAAATAAATGTAAAATTTGTAAAGCTATAA
- a CDS encoding glycosyltransferase has product MGNTEEKSINKKTLKVLIVGPAHPLRGGLATFDERLCKTFNDLGHHCEILNFSLQYPNILFPGKTQYSDEPAPKDIIINTELNSVNPFNWLAKGLKYKKQNYDFLVFRFWMPFMGPCLGSIARLVKSNKKTKILAIADNLIPHEKRAGDTLFTKYFINATEALLTMSQSVMHDIDIHFPGKPKVYNPHPMYDSFGPAVPREKALKELDLDLDFRYLLFFGFIRKYKGLDILLESLTKSKYFNQQSKKIKVIIAGEFYEDSKPYYDLIEKYQLQEHLILHTDFIQNSRVPNYFCAADMVVQPYHSATQSGVTQIAYYYDVPMLVTDVGGLAELVPHNKVGYVCQPNAEAVASCIDDFYDNNRHDLMKANVEQYKKNFSWDSLVGKLIGLYNNI; this is encoded by the coding sequence GTGGGAAATACAGAAGAAAAAAGCATTAACAAAAAAACCTTAAAAGTATTAATTGTGGGGCCTGCACATCCTTTGCGTGGCGGGCTGGCAACTTTTGATGAACGACTATGCAAAACTTTTAATGACTTGGGCCATCATTGCGAAATTCTAAATTTTAGTCTACAATATCCCAATATATTATTCCCAGGCAAAACTCAATATAGCGACGAACCTGCTCCTAAAGATATTATAATAAATACAGAACTTAATTCGGTAAACCCTTTCAATTGGCTTGCAAAAGGACTAAAATATAAAAAACAAAATTACGATTTTTTGGTGTTCCGTTTTTGGATGCCCTTTATGGGGCCTTGTTTGGGCAGCATTGCACGATTGGTGAAATCAAATAAAAAAACCAAAATTTTGGCCATTGCCGACAATTTGATACCCCACGAAAAAAGGGCTGGCGATACACTTTTCACTAAGTACTTTATTAATGCCACGGAGGCTTTGCTCACCATGTCGCAATCGGTAATGCACGATATTGATATACATTTTCCTGGCAAACCAAAAGTATATAATCCGCATCCCATGTACGATTCGTTTGGCCCTGCGGTACCTAGGGAAAAAGCTTTGAAAGAATTAGATTTGGATCTAGATTTTCGCTATTTATTGTTCTTTGGTTTTATCAGAAAATATAAAGGTTTAGATATCTTATTAGAATCGCTCACTAAAAGTAAATACTTCAACCAACAATCAAAAAAAATTAAAGTTATTATAGCAGGTGAGTTTTATGAAGACTCAAAACCATATTACGATTTGATAGAAAAATATCAATTGCAGGAACACCTTATTCTGCATACCGATTTTATACAAAACAGCCGTGTACCTAATTATTTCTGTGCCGCCGATATGGTAGTACAACCTTATCATAGTGCCACACAAAGTGGTGTTACACAGATTGCCTACTATTATGACGTGCCCATGCTGGTAACCGATGTGGGTGGATTGGCCGAACTTGTTCCGCACAACAAAGTTGGGTATGTGTGCCAGCCAAATGCCGAGGCAGTTGCAAGTTGTATTGACGATTTTTATGACAACAATAGACATGACCTAATGAAAGCGAATGTGGAACAATATAAAAAGAATTTTTCTTGGGATTCATTGGTAGGGAAATTGATAGGATTGTATAACAATATATAA
- a CDS encoding thioredoxin family protein: protein MSIQFAASQTPEKPSKKLNYLKNEDYAKAIKYAATENKPVLLFFNSHDCHQCEKFSAEVMESDTFVKSIKNKFVAVNASVNNDDAKKAAIKFGVVKLPLLVLLHSSNQEFFYICEMTMNVDSMSKQADAFTAAKNLYDQILLMSSTNKISLDSASAAIARNYAKRDYTKYKDDGATLHCKSRTLDIKFFVKFKDIYIQEWEIQKKKALTKKP from the coding sequence TTGAGTATCCAATTTGCAGCGTCTCAAACTCCGGAGAAACCTAGCAAAAAGTTAAATTATTTAAAAAACGAAGATTATGCAAAAGCCATAAAATATGCAGCAACGGAGAATAAACCAGTGCTCCTATTTTTTAATTCACATGACTGTCATCAATGTGAAAAATTCAGTGCAGAGGTGATGGAGAGCGATACCTTTGTAAAATCAATTAAGAATAAATTTGTAGCAGTAAACGCATCAGTCAACAATGATGATGCTAAAAAGGCGGCTATCAAATTTGGGGTAGTGAAACTTCCTTTATTAGTGCTGTTGCATTCGTCCAATCAAGAGTTTTTTTATATATGCGAAATGACCATGAATGTGGATTCAATGAGCAAACAGGCAGACGCATTTACCGCAGCAAAAAATTTGTATGACCAAATTTTGCTGATGTCCAGTACCAACAAGATTAGTTTAGATTCGGCTTCTGCCGCTATAGCCCGTAACTATGCGAAAAGGGACTATACAAAATATAAAGATGATGGTGCTACACTGCATTGCAAATCGCGAACTTTAGATATTAAATTTTTTGTCAAATTTAAAGATATATATATTCAGGAGTGGGAAATACAGAAGAAAAAAGCATTAACAAAAAAACCTTAA